The Flavobacterium sp. 123 genome contains a region encoding:
- a CDS encoding T9SS sorting signal type C domain-containing protein — protein MKLLFYLNLRITFFLLLFLFYMPFSYSQQGKIDTTFNTYDDGLLGDGFDNTVRTLCLQPDGKLIVGGDYLNFNGALTTYLSRLYPDGSKDTTFDLGSGFNGKVYASIIQPDGKILLGGSFTTYNGSNASRLIRLNADGSIDASFNTAIGVNTGIVYDLALQADGNIIVVGSFSKYNGVNANKIARILPNGNLDATFITGLGASATIEEVQIQLDGKLILAGSFDSFNGTLNTSKIVRLDTTGNVDTTFISGTGFDATSTALELQSDGKILVGGTFTTYNGTSANRIVRLNTDGSVDAGFVSGSGFNNGGVTVIKTNALGEIMVGGSFTGTYNGIDVNRLVLLNPNGILSPNFDIGTGPATATIYDLALDIDGSWYIGGSFSVFDSQNQGRLAKIDASGVLDVGYLTAGVGFDNSVLKVLSLSDTKTMAFGSFIKFNGASSLRIARLLVDGTLDATFNTLGSGADGIIRNAIIQSDNKMVLVGSFKNYNGVSANRIIRILEDGSIDPSFIVGTGANNQIYAIALQPDGKIIIGGNFTNYNGTLVNRITRLLPDGTIDASFNVGLGADAIVETVLLQSDGKIVVGGRFVTFNGNSYNHLVRLNTDGSIDAGFSIGTGFDKYVYTIAKQADDKLILGGTFSNYNGVSAKRIVRLNTDGSLDVSFAIGTGFSNGELRTILIQPDGRILAGGTFSGTYNGTIVKRMLRLLPTGGYDNSFLVNLNGTLFSSCFTPSYDVIIGGNFNSVSGITKHRVARIKLCTNSSSLNGTLWTNGPPSGGKELIFHDDYVIPNSVNVCSCSIDAGKKVVVSNGKTLGLTFNYIGLGTLILEDGASLYQSDDESINTGIVEVKRKSTPIFKFDYTYWSSPVINQKLFDVSPNTLSDKFFSFDTAIEDWITESPSNNMINGKGYIIRGPQDYSTTIAALYEAVFKGVPNNGIVSIPIGATDTSNLIGNPYPSAIDADLFLNKNAGIIDGTIYFWTHNTPITNNIYTSNDYAMYNLLGGVGTSAAINSGVNNSKPNGKIASGQSFFVTSINGGGTATFNDSMRVVEQNAFFYKSNSNEKIKYSNGIEKHRIWLNLSNTQGAFKQILVGYATAATNQIDRSFDGETFDGNEFLDFYSINQGVNLAIQGRALPFEENDEIPIGYTTEVEGTFNINIDEIDGLLANQSVYIEDKTTNLIYDLKKGGYSFYTPKGVFNDRFVLRYTNKNLSTNDFNPNGNLVLISCKNQQIKISSLSQIIEKVSIYDLLGRKIYQKKHIDTTETTIYDLDLSPQVLIIEMQLQSGKSIAEKILFQ, from the coding sequence ATGAAATTACTTTTCTACTTGAACTTGAGGATTACCTTCTTTCTCTTGTTGTTTCTTTTTTATATGCCTTTTAGCTATTCACAGCAAGGAAAAATTGACACTACATTTAATACCTATGATGATGGTCTTCTTGGAGATGGTTTTGATAATACGGTGCGGACACTTTGTTTACAGCCCGATGGGAAATTAATTGTTGGTGGAGATTATCTAAATTTTAACGGAGCGCTTACTACTTATTTGAGCAGATTGTATCCTGATGGATCAAAAGACACAACATTTGATTTAGGCTCAGGATTTAATGGTAAAGTATATGCTTCTATAATTCAACCCGACGGGAAAATACTATTGGGAGGTTCCTTTACTACTTATAACGGATCGAATGCAAGTAGGCTCATTCGGTTGAACGCTGATGGTTCTATTGATGCCTCATTTAACACAGCTATTGGAGTTAATACAGGTATAGTTTATGATTTAGCTTTACAAGCAGATGGAAATATTATTGTAGTAGGCAGTTTTTCAAAATACAATGGTGTAAATGCAAATAAAATAGCTAGAATTTTACCCAATGGCAATTTAGATGCCACTTTTATAACTGGGTTGGGTGCTAGTGCTACTATAGAAGAAGTTCAAATCCAATTGGATGGAAAGCTAATTTTAGCGGGTTCATTTGACTCGTTTAATGGGACTTTAAACACTTCCAAAATAGTTCGATTAGATACTACGGGTAATGTAGATACTACTTTTATATCTGGAACTGGATTTGACGCAACTAGTACTGCACTTGAATTGCAATCTGATGGAAAAATTTTAGTTGGTGGTACTTTTACAACATACAATGGTACTTCCGCAAACCGAATCGTACGCTTAAATACTGATGGTTCTGTTGATGCTGGTTTTGTTTCTGGCTCTGGGTTTAATAATGGTGGCGTTACGGTTATAAAAACAAATGCGCTTGGAGAAATTATGGTTGGAGGATCTTTTACGGGTACCTACAACGGAATTGATGTAAACCGATTAGTATTATTGAATCCAAACGGGATTTTAAGTCCAAATTTTGATATTGGGACAGGACCAGCAACCGCAACAATTTATGATTTGGCTCTAGATATAGATGGATCCTGGTATATTGGCGGTTCGTTTTCTGTTTTTGATTCTCAAAATCAAGGCAGATTGGCTAAAATTGATGCCTCTGGTGTTCTGGACGTAGGCTATTTAACTGCAGGTGTTGGTTTCGATAATTCAGTTTTAAAAGTACTTTCATTATCCGATACTAAAACAATGGCTTTTGGAAGTTTTATAAAGTTTAATGGAGCGAGTTCATTAAGAATTGCAAGATTATTAGTTGACGGAACATTAGATGCGACATTCAATACATTAGGTTCTGGGGCAGATGGAATAATTAGAAATGCAATTATTCAGTCAGATAATAAAATGGTCTTGGTAGGAAGTTTTAAGAATTATAACGGAGTTTCGGCAAATAGAATAATAAGAATTTTGGAAGATGGTTCCATTGATCCGAGTTTTATTGTTGGAACAGGGGCCAATAATCAGATTTATGCAATAGCATTACAGCCAGATGGCAAAATAATAATTGGAGGAAATTTTACAAATTATAACGGTACTCTGGTTAATAGAATCACACGGTTGTTGCCTGATGGAACGATTGATGCAAGTTTTAATGTCGGATTAGGAGCTGATGCAATTGTAGAAACCGTTTTGTTGCAGTCAGATGGTAAAATTGTAGTTGGTGGCAGGTTTGTGACTTTCAATGGAAATTCTTATAATCATTTGGTTCGTTTGAACACAGATGGCTCTATTGATGCTGGTTTTTCTATAGGAACTGGATTTGATAAATATGTTTATACAATAGCAAAACAAGCAGATGATAAATTGATTCTTGGTGGAACATTTTCAAATTATAATGGGGTTTCAGCAAAAAGAATAGTCAGATTAAATACGGATGGAAGTTTAGATGTTTCATTTGCAATAGGAACTGGATTTAGCAACGGAGAACTTAGAACAATTCTAATTCAGCCCGATGGTCGAATTTTGGCTGGAGGTACTTTTTCGGGAACGTATAATGGGACAATCGTAAAACGGATGCTCAGATTGCTTCCGACGGGAGGTTATGATAATAGTTTTTTAGTAAATTTAAACGGCACATTATTTTCGAGTTGCTTTACGCCGAGTTACGATGTTATAATTGGAGGAAATTTTAATTCGGTTTCGGGAATAACAAAACATCGTGTGGCTAGGATAAAATTATGTACTAATAGTTCTAGTCTTAATGGAACTTTGTGGACTAATGGCCCTCCTTCTGGCGGAAAAGAATTGATTTTTCACGATGATTATGTCATTCCAAATTCGGTTAATGTCTGTAGTTGTTCTATTGATGCTGGTAAAAAAGTAGTGGTTTCAAATGGCAAAACTTTAGGGCTGACATTTAATTATATAGGCTTAGGAACTTTAATTTTAGAAGATGGTGCTAGTTTGTATCAATCTGATGATGAAAGTATTAATACTGGAATTGTTGAGGTGAAAAGAAAATCAACTCCAATCTTTAAGTTCGATTATACGTATTGGTCATCTCCAGTGATAAATCAAAAACTATTTGATGTGTCTCCAAATACATTGTCAGACAAGTTTTTTTCTTTTGATACTGCTATTGAGGATTGGATTACCGAATCTCCTTCGAATAATATGATTAACGGAAAAGGCTATATTATTAGAGGGCCTCAAGATTACTCCACAACTATTGCTGCTTTATACGAAGCTGTTTTTAAGGGTGTTCCAAATAATGGGATTGTCTCGATTCCGATTGGTGCAACAGATACTTCGAATTTAATAGGGAATCCGTATCCTTCTGCTATAGATGCAGATTTGTTCTTAAATAAAAATGCAGGAATTATAGACGGAACCATTTATTTTTGGACGCATAACACGCCAATTACTAATAATATTTATACCTCAAATGACTATGCAATGTATAATCTTTTGGGAGGGGTTGGTACAAGTGCAGCTATAAATTCGGGAGTGAATAATAGTAAACCAAATGGTAAAATCGCTTCAGGCCAATCTTTTTTTGTTACGAGTATTAATGGTGGCGGAACGGCTACTTTTAATGATAGTATGCGTGTTGTAGAGCAAAATGCGTTTTTCTATAAATCAAATTCGAATGAGAAAATAAAATATTCTAATGGAATAGAAAAGCATCGAATATGGTTGAATTTGTCCAATACTCAAGGAGCTTTCAAGCAAATATTAGTTGGTTACGCAACTGCTGCGACGAATCAAATTGATCGTTCGTTTGATGGAGAGACTTTTGATGGGAATGAGTTTTTAGATTTTTATAGTATCAATCAAGGAGTTAATTTAGCCATTCAAGGAAGAGCTTTGCCTTTTGAAGAAAATGATGAAATTCCTATAGGATATACTACAGAAGTTGAAGGGACTTTTAATATAAATATCGATGAAATTGACGGGCTATTAGCCAATCAGTCGGTTTATATAGAGGACAAAACAACAAATCTAATTTATGATTTGAAAAAAGGAGGATATTCCTTTTATACCCCAAAAGGAGTTTTTAATGACCGTTTTGTTTTGCGATATACAAATAAGAATTTAAGTACGAATGATTTTAATCCAAATGGAAATCTAGTTCTAATTTCTTGTAAAAATCAACAAATAAAAATCAGTTCTCTTAGCCAAATAATTGAAAAGGTGTCAATTTATGATTTATTAGGAAGGAAAATATATCAAAAAAAGCATATAGATACTACTGAAACAACAATTTATGATTTGGATTTAAGTCCGCAGGTTTTAATTATAGAAATGCAATTACAGAGCGGTAAAAGTATTGCTGAAAAAATTCTATTTCAGTAA